Proteins found in one Ornithorhynchus anatinus isolate Pmale09 chromosome 8, mOrnAna1.pri.v4, whole genome shotgun sequence genomic segment:
- the TSHZ2 gene encoding teashirt homolog 2 isoform X3 has protein sequence MPRRKQQAPKRAAGYVQEEELKEEEDIKEEEEEDEDGNSVAQLQGGNDTGTDEEVETGPEQKGSFSYQNSPGSHLSNQDAENESLLSDASDQVADIKSNCCKDAPEKKTNAHPKLQKEAHNCMDKMTAVYANILTDSYWTGLGLGLKLSNSERRSCDNRNGGNKSDFDWHQDALSKSLQQSLPSRPVSKPNLFSSVQLYRQSSKMCGTVFTGASRFRCRQCSAAYDTLVELTVHMNETGHYQDDNRKKDKHRPTSYSKPRKRAFQDMDKEDAQKVLKCMFCGDSFDSLQDLSVHMIKTKHYQKVPLKEPVPTISSKMVTPAKKRVFDVNRPCSPDSTTGSFADTFSPQKNANLQLSSNNRYGYQNGASYTWQFEACKSQILKCMECGSSHDTLQQLTTHMMVTGHFLKVTSSASKKGKQLVLDPLAVEKMQTLSEPPASEIPVPKPSNNTGSDGAVSAAELKSESRKEKPDEINKDEKVVKNEDYEDALQKPLDPTMKYQYLREEDLEDGSKGGGDILKSLENTVTTAINKAQNGAPSWSAYPSIHAAYQLSEGTKPSLPLGSQVLQIRPTITNKLRPIAPKWKVMPLVSVPANLAQGTQVKKESEDRDEGPREYTKSSPQPEGSSLSQSEGESLPKSESPSDSKKTESPPLKEEDKTKENSEKEKPKLKDPTSSLSNGCAAASHPGELPGINPLSALQSVLNNHLGKATEPLRSQASSSPSSSTISMFHKPNLSVIEKPVLSPAPSRPASVSRHYLFESNDQPIDLTKSKSKKTESAQAQSCTSPPQKHALSDIADMVKVLPKATTPKPATSSRISSVKLEMDVRRFEDVSTEVSTLHKRKGRQSNWNPQHLLILQAQFASSLFQTSEGQMP, from the coding sequence GTTATGTCCAAGAGGAAgaattgaaggaggaggaggacataaaagaggaggaggaagaggatgaagacgGCAATTCAGTAGCTCAACTTCAGGGCGGCAATGACACTGGAACGGATGAGGAAGTAGAAACAGGCCCCGAGCAAAAAGGTAGCTTTAGCTACCAGAACTCTCCAGGCAGTCATCTGTCTAATCAAGATGCAGAAAATGAATCTCTCTTGAGCGATGCCAGTGACCAAGTGGCGGACATTAAAAGCAACTGCTGTAAAGATGCCCCGGAAAAGAAAACGAACGCCCACCCTAAACTTCAGAAGGAGGCGCACAATTGCATGGATAAAATGACTGCAGTCTATGCCAACATCCTAACAGACTCCTATTGGACAGGCTTAGGGCTCGGTCTCAAGTTATCTAACAGCGAACGGAGGAGCTGCGACAACCGCAATGGAGGCAATAAAAGTGACTTTGATTGGCACCAGGATGCTTTGTCAAAAAGCTTGCAACAGAGCCTACCTTCCAGACCCGTCTCCAAACCCAACCTTTTCAGTTCCGTCCAGTTGTACAGGCAGAGCAGCAAAATGTGCGGAACGGTCTTCACGGGAGCCAGCCGGTTTCGGTGCAGACAGTGCAGTGCGGCGTACGACACCTTAGTCGAGTTAACAGTACACATGAATGAAACCGGTCACTACCAAGATGACAACCGCAAAAAAGACAAGCACAGACCAACCAGCTACTCAAAGCCCCGAAAAAGGGCCTTTCAGGACATGGACAAAGAAGATGCACAAAAGGTCCTCAAATGTATGTTCTGTGGTGACTCCTTTGACTCCTTGCAAGATCTGAGTGTCCACATGATCAAAACAAAGCATTACCAAAAAGTGCCTTTGAAGGAGCCCGTACCAACCATTTCTTCAAAAATGGTCACTCCTGCAAAGAAACGCGTTTTTGACGTCAACCGACCTTGTTCCCCGGACTCTACCACCGGGTCTTTTGCCGATACGTTTTCTCCTCAGAAAAATGCCAACCTGCAGTTATCCTCTAACAACCGCTATGGCTACCAGAACGGGGCCAGCTATACCTGGCAGTTTGAGGCCTGCAAATCCCAGATCCTGAAGTGCATGGAGTGCGGGAGTTCCCATGATACCTTGCAGCAGCTCACCACTCACATGATGGTCACAGGTCACTTTCTGAAGGTCACCAGTTCTGCATCCAAGAAGGGGAAACAGCTGGTGCTCGATCCCCTGGCGGTAGAGAAAATGCAAACGTTGTCAGAGCCTCCAGCCAGTGAGATCCCCGTGCCCAAGCCATCAAATAACACAGGATCAGACGGTGCAGTGTCTGCAGCGGAGCTAAAGAGTGAGAGCAGAAAAGAAAAACCAGATGAAATCAACAAAGACGAGAAAGTGGTCAAAAATGAAGACTACGAGGACGCTCTTCAGAAACCGTTGGATCCTACAATGAAATACCAGTATCTTAGGGAGGAGGACTTAGAAGATGGATCCAAGGGAGGAGGGGACATTTTAAAGTCATTAGAGAACACGGTGACCACAGCCATCAACAAAGCTCAGAACGGGGCTCCCAGTTGGAGCGCGTATCCTAGCATCCACGCAGCCTACCAGCTCTCCGAGGGGACAAAGCCCTCTCTGCCATTGGGCTCGCAGGTTCTGCAGATTAGACCAACGATCACCAATAAATTGAGGCCCATCGCTCCCAAGTGGAAGGTCATGCCTCTTGTCTCTGTCCCTGCAAATCTGGCCCAGGGCACCCAAGTTAAGAAGGAATCAGAAGACAGAGACGAAGGCCCGAGGGAATACACAAAGAGCAGTCCGCAACCTGAAGGTTCCTCCCTCAGCCAGAGTGAGGGAGAGTCACTCCCCAAGAGCGAGAGCCCTTCAGACTCCAAAAAGACAGAGTCACCTCCCTTGAAGGAGGaggacaaaacaaaagaaaacagcgAGAAAGAAAAGCCAAAACTCAAGGATCCGACGTCTTCTCTCAGCAACGGCTGTGCCGCCGCCAGCCATCCCGGGGAACTGCCGGGCATCAACCCCCTCAGCGCCCTGCAGTCTGTGTTGAATAATCACCTGGGCAAGGCCACTGAGCCTCTGCGTTCTCAGGCCAGTTCAAGCCCCAGCTCTAGCACAATTTCTATGTTTCACAAGCCAAACCTCAGCGTCATAGAGAAGCCGGTTCTGTCTCCTGCCCCATCGAGACCAGCGAGCGTGTCCAGGCATTACCTGTTTGAAAGCAACGATCAGCCCATAGACCTGACCAAATCCAAAAGCAAGAAAACAGAGTCTGCCCAAGCGCAGTCGTGTACGTCCCCGCCTCAGAAACACGCTCTGTCTGACATCGCCGACATGGTCAAAGTGCTTCCGAAAGCTACCACACCAAAACCTGCCACGTCTTCTAGGATCTCTTCCGTGAAGCTGGAAATGGACGTCAGGCGTTTTGAAGACGTCTCCACCGAAGTCTCCACGTTGCATAAAAGAAAGGGCAGGCAGTCAAACTGGAATCCTCAGCACCTTCTGATTTTGCAAGCTCagtttgcctccagcctctttcaGACGTCCGAAG
- the TSHZ2 gene encoding teashirt homolog 2 isoform X1, which produces MPRRKQQAPKRAAGYVQEEELKEEEDIKEEEEEDEDGNSVAQLQGGNDTGTDEEVETGPEQKGSFSYQNSPGSHLSNQDAENESLLSDASDQVADIKSNCCKDAPEKKTNAHPKLQKEAHNCMDKMTAVYANILTDSYWTGLGLGLKLSNSERRSCDNRNGGNKSDFDWHQDALSKSLQQSLPSRPVSKPNLFSSVQLYRQSSKMCGTVFTGASRFRCRQCSAAYDTLVELTVHMNETGHYQDDNRKKDKHRPTSYSKPRKRAFQDMDKEDAQKVLKCMFCGDSFDSLQDLSVHMIKTKHYQKVPLKEPVPTISSKMVTPAKKRVFDVNRPCSPDSTTGSFADTFSPQKNANLQLSSNNRYGYQNGASYTWQFEACKSQILKCMECGSSHDTLQQLTTHMMVTGHFLKVTSSASKKGKQLVLDPLAVEKMQTLSEPPASEIPVPKPSNNTGSDGAVSAAELKSESRKEKPDEINKDEKVVKNEDYEDALQKPLDPTMKYQYLREEDLEDGSKGGGDILKSLENTVTTAINKAQNGAPSWSAYPSIHAAYQLSEGTKPSLPLGSQVLQIRPTITNKLRPIAPKWKVMPLVSVPANLAQGTQVKKESEDRDEGPREYTKSSPQPEGSSLSQSEGESLPKSESPSDSKKTESPPLKEEDKTKENSEKEKPKLKDPTSSLSNGCAAASHPGELPGINPLSALQSVLNNHLGKATEPLRSQASSSPSSSTISMFHKPNLSVIEKPVLSPAPSRPASVSRHYLFESNDQPIDLTKSKSKKTESAQAQSCTSPPQKHALSDIADMVKVLPKATTPKPATSSRISSVKLEMDVRRFEDVSTEVSTLHKRKGRQSNWNPQHLLILQAQFASSLFQTSEGKYLLSDLGPQERMQISKFTGLSMTTISHWLANVKYQLRKTGGTKFLKNMDKGHPIFYCSDCASQFRTPSTYISHLESHLGFQMKDMNRLAVEQQTKVEQEISRVSVQRSPETIAGEEDTDSKFKCKLCCRTFASKHAVKLHLSKTHSKSPEHHSQFVAEVDEE; this is translated from the coding sequence GTTATGTCCAAGAGGAAgaattgaaggaggaggaggacataaaagaggaggaggaagaggatgaagacgGCAATTCAGTAGCTCAACTTCAGGGCGGCAATGACACTGGAACGGATGAGGAAGTAGAAACAGGCCCCGAGCAAAAAGGTAGCTTTAGCTACCAGAACTCTCCAGGCAGTCATCTGTCTAATCAAGATGCAGAAAATGAATCTCTCTTGAGCGATGCCAGTGACCAAGTGGCGGACATTAAAAGCAACTGCTGTAAAGATGCCCCGGAAAAGAAAACGAACGCCCACCCTAAACTTCAGAAGGAGGCGCACAATTGCATGGATAAAATGACTGCAGTCTATGCCAACATCCTAACAGACTCCTATTGGACAGGCTTAGGGCTCGGTCTCAAGTTATCTAACAGCGAACGGAGGAGCTGCGACAACCGCAATGGAGGCAATAAAAGTGACTTTGATTGGCACCAGGATGCTTTGTCAAAAAGCTTGCAACAGAGCCTACCTTCCAGACCCGTCTCCAAACCCAACCTTTTCAGTTCCGTCCAGTTGTACAGGCAGAGCAGCAAAATGTGCGGAACGGTCTTCACGGGAGCCAGCCGGTTTCGGTGCAGACAGTGCAGTGCGGCGTACGACACCTTAGTCGAGTTAACAGTACACATGAATGAAACCGGTCACTACCAAGATGACAACCGCAAAAAAGACAAGCACAGACCAACCAGCTACTCAAAGCCCCGAAAAAGGGCCTTTCAGGACATGGACAAAGAAGATGCACAAAAGGTCCTCAAATGTATGTTCTGTGGTGACTCCTTTGACTCCTTGCAAGATCTGAGTGTCCACATGATCAAAACAAAGCATTACCAAAAAGTGCCTTTGAAGGAGCCCGTACCAACCATTTCTTCAAAAATGGTCACTCCTGCAAAGAAACGCGTTTTTGACGTCAACCGACCTTGTTCCCCGGACTCTACCACCGGGTCTTTTGCCGATACGTTTTCTCCTCAGAAAAATGCCAACCTGCAGTTATCCTCTAACAACCGCTATGGCTACCAGAACGGGGCCAGCTATACCTGGCAGTTTGAGGCCTGCAAATCCCAGATCCTGAAGTGCATGGAGTGCGGGAGTTCCCATGATACCTTGCAGCAGCTCACCACTCACATGATGGTCACAGGTCACTTTCTGAAGGTCACCAGTTCTGCATCCAAGAAGGGGAAACAGCTGGTGCTCGATCCCCTGGCGGTAGAGAAAATGCAAACGTTGTCAGAGCCTCCAGCCAGTGAGATCCCCGTGCCCAAGCCATCAAATAACACAGGATCAGACGGTGCAGTGTCTGCAGCGGAGCTAAAGAGTGAGAGCAGAAAAGAAAAACCAGATGAAATCAACAAAGACGAGAAAGTGGTCAAAAATGAAGACTACGAGGACGCTCTTCAGAAACCGTTGGATCCTACAATGAAATACCAGTATCTTAGGGAGGAGGACTTAGAAGATGGATCCAAGGGAGGAGGGGACATTTTAAAGTCATTAGAGAACACGGTGACCACAGCCATCAACAAAGCTCAGAACGGGGCTCCCAGTTGGAGCGCGTATCCTAGCATCCACGCAGCCTACCAGCTCTCCGAGGGGACAAAGCCCTCTCTGCCATTGGGCTCGCAGGTTCTGCAGATTAGACCAACGATCACCAATAAATTGAGGCCCATCGCTCCCAAGTGGAAGGTCATGCCTCTTGTCTCTGTCCCTGCAAATCTGGCCCAGGGCACCCAAGTTAAGAAGGAATCAGAAGACAGAGACGAAGGCCCGAGGGAATACACAAAGAGCAGTCCGCAACCTGAAGGTTCCTCCCTCAGCCAGAGTGAGGGAGAGTCACTCCCCAAGAGCGAGAGCCCTTCAGACTCCAAAAAGACAGAGTCACCTCCCTTGAAGGAGGaggacaaaacaaaagaaaacagcgAGAAAGAAAAGCCAAAACTCAAGGATCCGACGTCTTCTCTCAGCAACGGCTGTGCCGCCGCCAGCCATCCCGGGGAACTGCCGGGCATCAACCCCCTCAGCGCCCTGCAGTCTGTGTTGAATAATCACCTGGGCAAGGCCACTGAGCCTCTGCGTTCTCAGGCCAGTTCAAGCCCCAGCTCTAGCACAATTTCTATGTTTCACAAGCCAAACCTCAGCGTCATAGAGAAGCCGGTTCTGTCTCCTGCCCCATCGAGACCAGCGAGCGTGTCCAGGCATTACCTGTTTGAAAGCAACGATCAGCCCATAGACCTGACCAAATCCAAAAGCAAGAAAACAGAGTCTGCCCAAGCGCAGTCGTGTACGTCCCCGCCTCAGAAACACGCTCTGTCTGACATCGCCGACATGGTCAAAGTGCTTCCGAAAGCTACCACACCAAAACCTGCCACGTCTTCTAGGATCTCTTCCGTGAAGCTGGAAATGGACGTCAGGCGTTTTGAAGACGTCTCCACCGAAGTCTCCACGTTGCATAAAAGAAAGGGCAGGCAGTCAAACTGGAATCCTCAGCACCTTCTGATTTTGCAAGCTCagtttgcctccagcctctttcaGACGTCCGAAGGTAAATATTTGTTATCTGATTTAGGCCCGCAGGAGCGCATGCAGATTTCTAAGTTTACCGGACTGTCTATGACCACCATTAGCCACTGGCTGGCAAATGTCAAGTATCAGCTTAGGAAAACTGGAGGGACTAAATTTTTGAAAAACATGGACAAGGGGCACCCTATATTCTATTGCAGTGACTGTGCATCTCAGTTTAGAACCCCATCTACTTACATCAGCCACTTAGAGTCCCACCTAGGTTTCCAAATGAAAGACATGAACAGGCTGGCAGTGGAACAGCAAACCAAGGTAGAGCAAGAAATCTCCAGGGTATCTGTTCAAAGATCACCGGAAACAATAGCTGGGGAAGAGGACACAGACTCTAAATTCAAGTGTAAGTTGTGCTGTCGGACATTTGCGAGCAAACACGCAGTAAAGCTTCATCTAAGCAAAACACACAGCAAGTCACCCGAACACCATTCACAGTTTGTAGCAGAGGTGGATGAAGAATAG
- the TSHZ2 gene encoding teashirt homolog 2 isoform X2 yields MPRRKQQAPKRAAGYVQEEELKEEEDIKEEEEEDEDGNSVAQLQGGNDTGTDEEVETGPEQKGSFSYQNSPGSHLSNQDAENESLLSDASDQVADIKSNCCKDAPEKKTNAHPKLQKEAHNCMDKMTAVYANILTDSYWTGLGLGLKLSNSERRSCDNRNGGNKSDFDWHQDALSKSLQQSLPSRPVSKPNLFSSVQLYRQSSKMCGTVFTGASRFRCRQCSAAYDTLVELTVHMNETGHYQDDNRKKDKHRPTSYSKPRKRAFQDMDKEDAQKVLKCMFCGDSFDSLQDLSVHMIKTKHYQKVPLKEPVPTISSKMVTPAKKRVFDVNRPCSPDSTTGSFADTFSPQKNANLQLSSNNRYGYQNGASYTWQFEACKSQILKCMECGSSHDTLQQLTTHMMVTGHFLKVTSSASKKGKQLVLDPLAVEKMQTLSEPPASEIPVPKPSNNTGSDGAVSAAELKSESRKEKPDEINKDEKVVKNEDYEDALQKPLDPTMKYQYLREEDLEDGSKGGGDILKSLENTVTTAINKAQNGAPSWSAYPSIHAAYQLSEGTKPSLPLGSQVLQIRPTITNKLRPIAPKWKVMPLVSVPANLAQGTQVKKESEDRDEGPREYTKSSPQPEGSSLSQSEGESLPKSESPSDSKKTESPPLKEEDKTKENSEKEKPKLKDPTSSLSNGCAAASHPGELPGINPLSALQSVLNNHLGKATEPLRSQASSSPSSSTISMFHKPNLSVIEKPVLSPAPSRPASVSRHYLFESNDQPIDLTKSKSKKTESAQAQSCTSPPQKHALSDIADMVKVLPKATTPKPATSSRISSVKLEMDVRRFEDVSTEVSTLHKRKGRQSNWNPQHLLILQAQFASSLFQTSEGKYLLSDLGPQERMQISKFTGLSMTTISHWLANVKYQLRKTGGTKFLKNMDKGHPIFYCSDCASQFRTPSTYISHLESHLGFQMKDMNRLAVEQQTKVEQEISRVSVQRSPETIAGEEDTDSKFK; encoded by the coding sequence GTTATGTCCAAGAGGAAgaattgaaggaggaggaggacataaaagaggaggaggaagaggatgaagacgGCAATTCAGTAGCTCAACTTCAGGGCGGCAATGACACTGGAACGGATGAGGAAGTAGAAACAGGCCCCGAGCAAAAAGGTAGCTTTAGCTACCAGAACTCTCCAGGCAGTCATCTGTCTAATCAAGATGCAGAAAATGAATCTCTCTTGAGCGATGCCAGTGACCAAGTGGCGGACATTAAAAGCAACTGCTGTAAAGATGCCCCGGAAAAGAAAACGAACGCCCACCCTAAACTTCAGAAGGAGGCGCACAATTGCATGGATAAAATGACTGCAGTCTATGCCAACATCCTAACAGACTCCTATTGGACAGGCTTAGGGCTCGGTCTCAAGTTATCTAACAGCGAACGGAGGAGCTGCGACAACCGCAATGGAGGCAATAAAAGTGACTTTGATTGGCACCAGGATGCTTTGTCAAAAAGCTTGCAACAGAGCCTACCTTCCAGACCCGTCTCCAAACCCAACCTTTTCAGTTCCGTCCAGTTGTACAGGCAGAGCAGCAAAATGTGCGGAACGGTCTTCACGGGAGCCAGCCGGTTTCGGTGCAGACAGTGCAGTGCGGCGTACGACACCTTAGTCGAGTTAACAGTACACATGAATGAAACCGGTCACTACCAAGATGACAACCGCAAAAAAGACAAGCACAGACCAACCAGCTACTCAAAGCCCCGAAAAAGGGCCTTTCAGGACATGGACAAAGAAGATGCACAAAAGGTCCTCAAATGTATGTTCTGTGGTGACTCCTTTGACTCCTTGCAAGATCTGAGTGTCCACATGATCAAAACAAAGCATTACCAAAAAGTGCCTTTGAAGGAGCCCGTACCAACCATTTCTTCAAAAATGGTCACTCCTGCAAAGAAACGCGTTTTTGACGTCAACCGACCTTGTTCCCCGGACTCTACCACCGGGTCTTTTGCCGATACGTTTTCTCCTCAGAAAAATGCCAACCTGCAGTTATCCTCTAACAACCGCTATGGCTACCAGAACGGGGCCAGCTATACCTGGCAGTTTGAGGCCTGCAAATCCCAGATCCTGAAGTGCATGGAGTGCGGGAGTTCCCATGATACCTTGCAGCAGCTCACCACTCACATGATGGTCACAGGTCACTTTCTGAAGGTCACCAGTTCTGCATCCAAGAAGGGGAAACAGCTGGTGCTCGATCCCCTGGCGGTAGAGAAAATGCAAACGTTGTCAGAGCCTCCAGCCAGTGAGATCCCCGTGCCCAAGCCATCAAATAACACAGGATCAGACGGTGCAGTGTCTGCAGCGGAGCTAAAGAGTGAGAGCAGAAAAGAAAAACCAGATGAAATCAACAAAGACGAGAAAGTGGTCAAAAATGAAGACTACGAGGACGCTCTTCAGAAACCGTTGGATCCTACAATGAAATACCAGTATCTTAGGGAGGAGGACTTAGAAGATGGATCCAAGGGAGGAGGGGACATTTTAAAGTCATTAGAGAACACGGTGACCACAGCCATCAACAAAGCTCAGAACGGGGCTCCCAGTTGGAGCGCGTATCCTAGCATCCACGCAGCCTACCAGCTCTCCGAGGGGACAAAGCCCTCTCTGCCATTGGGCTCGCAGGTTCTGCAGATTAGACCAACGATCACCAATAAATTGAGGCCCATCGCTCCCAAGTGGAAGGTCATGCCTCTTGTCTCTGTCCCTGCAAATCTGGCCCAGGGCACCCAAGTTAAGAAGGAATCAGAAGACAGAGACGAAGGCCCGAGGGAATACACAAAGAGCAGTCCGCAACCTGAAGGTTCCTCCCTCAGCCAGAGTGAGGGAGAGTCACTCCCCAAGAGCGAGAGCCCTTCAGACTCCAAAAAGACAGAGTCACCTCCCTTGAAGGAGGaggacaaaacaaaagaaaacagcgAGAAAGAAAAGCCAAAACTCAAGGATCCGACGTCTTCTCTCAGCAACGGCTGTGCCGCCGCCAGCCATCCCGGGGAACTGCCGGGCATCAACCCCCTCAGCGCCCTGCAGTCTGTGTTGAATAATCACCTGGGCAAGGCCACTGAGCCTCTGCGTTCTCAGGCCAGTTCAAGCCCCAGCTCTAGCACAATTTCTATGTTTCACAAGCCAAACCTCAGCGTCATAGAGAAGCCGGTTCTGTCTCCTGCCCCATCGAGACCAGCGAGCGTGTCCAGGCATTACCTGTTTGAAAGCAACGATCAGCCCATAGACCTGACCAAATCCAAAAGCAAGAAAACAGAGTCTGCCCAAGCGCAGTCGTGTACGTCCCCGCCTCAGAAACACGCTCTGTCTGACATCGCCGACATGGTCAAAGTGCTTCCGAAAGCTACCACACCAAAACCTGCCACGTCTTCTAGGATCTCTTCCGTGAAGCTGGAAATGGACGTCAGGCGTTTTGAAGACGTCTCCACCGAAGTCTCCACGTTGCATAAAAGAAAGGGCAGGCAGTCAAACTGGAATCCTCAGCACCTTCTGATTTTGCAAGCTCagtttgcctccagcctctttcaGACGTCCGAAGGTAAATATTTGTTATCTGATTTAGGCCCGCAGGAGCGCATGCAGATTTCTAAGTTTACCGGACTGTCTATGACCACCATTAGCCACTGGCTGGCAAATGTCAAGTATCAGCTTAGGAAAACTGGAGGGACTAAATTTTTGAAAAACATGGACAAGGGGCACCCTATATTCTATTGCAGTGACTGTGCATCTCAGTTTAGAACCCCATCTACTTACATCAGCCACTTAGAGTCCCACCTAGGTTTCCAAATGAAAGACATGAACAGGCTGGCAGTGGAACAGCAAACCAAGGTAGAGCAAGAAATCTCCAGGGTATCTGTTCAAAGATCACCGGAAACAATAGCTGGGGAAGAGGACACAGACTCTAAATTCAAGT